One Sylvia atricapilla isolate bSylAtr1 chromosome 24, bSylAtr1.pri, whole genome shotgun sequence genomic window carries:
- the POU3F1 gene encoding POU domain, class 3, transcription factor 1, whose protein sequence is MAAAAQYLPRSAALMHPDGDRLHQGTTYREVQKMMHHEYLQGLAPAAGHAVGLAHHQWLPSAGTDWGSGGGGGGAHLPPAEHAKGGPPGPREELSAAAFHHRPHLVHQPAAGGAAGGWAQGGAHHLPPMSPPSGQPLLYAQPYAGLNGMLGPPAPALHHGLRDPLGAEEAGGHELAASPPPLGPPEPSDEDAPSSDDLEQFAKQFKQRRIKLGFTQADVGLALGTLYGNVFSQTTICRFEALQLSFKNMCKLKPLLNKWLEETDSSTGSPTNLDKIAAQGRKRKKRTSIEVGVKGALENHFLKCPKPSAHEITSLADSLQLEKEVVRVWFCNRRQKEKRMTPAGVPHPPMEDVYAQADTSPLHHALPGAVQ, encoded by the coding sequence ATGGCCGCCGCCGCGCAGTACCTGCCGCGCTCCGCCGCGCTCATGCACCCCGACGGCGACCGCCTGCACCAGGGCACCACGTACCGCGAGGTGCAGAAGATGATGCACCACGAGTACCTGCAGGGACTGGCCCCCGCCGCCGGGCACGCCGTGGGGCTGGCGCATCACCAGTGGCTGCCCAGCGCCGGCACGGACTGGGGCAGCGGTGGGGGCGGTGGAGGAGCGCACCTTCCGCCCGCCGAGCACGCCAAGGGCGGCCCGCCGGGACCCCGCGAAGAGCTGTCCGCCGCCGCCTTCCACCACCGCCCGCACCTGGTGCACcagccggcggcgggcggcgcggcgggcggctGGGCGCAGGGCGGCGCGCATCACCTGCCGCCCATGTCGCCGCCGTCGGGGCAGCCGCTGCTCTACGCGCAGCCCTACGCGGGCCTCAACGGGATGCTGGGGCCGCCGGCGCCGGCGCTGCACCACGGGCTGCGAGACCCGCTGGGCGCCGAGGAGGCGGGCGGGCACGAACTGGCGGCTTCGCCGCCGCCGCTGGGGCCGCCCGAGCCGTCGGACGAGGACGCGCCCAGCTCCGACGACCTGGAGCAGTTCGCCAAGCAGTTCAAGCAGCGGCGGATCAAGCTGGGCTTCACGCAGGCCGACGTGGGGCTGGCGCTGGGCACCCTGTACGGGAACGTCTTCTCGCAGACCACCATCTGCCGGTTCGAGGCGCTGCAGCTGAGCTTCAAGAACATGTGCAAGCTGAAGCCGCTGCTCAACAAGTGGCTGGAGGAGACGGACTCCAGCACGGGCAGCCCCACCAACCTGGACAAGATCGCGGCGCAGGGCCGGAAGCGCAAGAAGCGGACGTCCATCGAGGTGGGCGTCAAGGGCGCCCTGGAGAACCACTTCCTCAAGTGCCCCAAGCCCTCGGCGCACGAGATCACCTCCCTGGCGgactccctgcagctggagaaagagGTGGTGCGGGTGTGGTTCTGCAACCGGCGGCAGAAGGAGAAGCGGATGACGCCGGCCGGGGTCCCGCATCCCCCCATGGAGGACGTTTACGCACAGGCGGACACTTCGCCGCTGCACCACGCGCTGCCCGGCGCCGTGCAGTGA